The following coding sequences are from one Minwuia thermotolerans window:
- a CDS encoding type II toxin-antitoxin system VapC family toxin codes for MDTSVLVYLFDDQARPPRQPGSREPLAHCAARITHLVETLSTDDARIVVPTPTLAELMVREGPATGTIVEKLKRHSRVRIVGFDERAAVEFAATQAERGRGRKRGQTPRAKAKFDDQIVAIAAVEGATRIYSDDRDIRKLAEGRFEVVGMFDLPLPPQGSLPFP; via the coding sequence ATGGACACCTCAGTGCTGGTCTACCTGTTCGACGATCAGGCCAGGCCGCCCCGTCAGCCCGGTTCCCGCGAACCGCTGGCGCATTGCGCCGCGCGGATCACGCACCTGGTCGAAACCCTTTCAACTGACGACGCGCGGATCGTTGTACCGACCCCGACGCTTGCCGAACTGATGGTCCGCGAGGGGCCAGCGACAGGAACGATCGTCGAAAAGCTGAAGCGACATAGTCGTGTCCGGATCGTCGGTTTCGATGAACGCGCTGCCGTGGAGTTCGCAGCGACCCAGGCCGAGCGCGGCCGCGGCCGAAAGAGGGGCCAGACGCCGCGCGCCAAGGCGAAGTTCGACGACCAGATCGTCGCCATTGCCGCGGTCGAGGGGGCAACGCGCATCTACTCCGACGACCGCGACATCCGAAAGCTGGCCGAAGGGCGGTTCGAAGTTGTCGGCATGTTCGACCTGCCACTGCCGCCGCAGGGCAGCCTGCCGTTTCCGTAA
- a CDS encoding MFS transporter, with amino-acid sequence MTAEYRFRIAGHHTPQTLPMARLAGYLGHLATLFGEPSGVKFVGVEAGSTVLVAGVDDNAAPAVQTRLDNVARGQGPNDARSALSRLGDMLAEDRATGELRRGAAVVLTFPGGEPAEAQGVLTVRQAGTMDGRVIRIGGTDDNAIAVHLRDGDTIHTGLTCAPELADRLKVQFRTGVIRVTGEGTWERQAGTWRLRTFRIADFEVLDDRPLDDLFADVRRTYSGSWADVADPLATILAERHGDGTAH; translated from the coding sequence ATGACTGCCGAGTATCGGTTTCGCATCGCGGGACATCACACACCGCAGACGCTGCCCATGGCGCGGCTGGCGGGCTATCTGGGCCACCTGGCGACGCTGTTTGGCGAGCCGTCCGGCGTGAAGTTCGTCGGCGTCGAGGCGGGATCGACGGTGCTGGTCGCGGGCGTGGACGACAATGCGGCACCGGCGGTGCAGACACGGCTTGACAACGTGGCCCGGGGGCAAGGGCCGAATGACGCCCGATCGGCATTGTCGAGGCTGGGCGACATGCTGGCGGAGGACCGAGCGACCGGCGAGTTGCGCAGAGGCGCGGCGGTCGTGCTGACGTTCCCGGGCGGGGAACCGGCGGAGGCCCAAGGTGTGCTGACAGTCCGGCAAGCGGGCACGATGGACGGCCGGGTAATCCGCATCGGGGGCACCGACGACAACGCCATCGCGGTGCATCTGCGCGACGGCGACACGATCCATACCGGCCTGACCTGCGCGCCCGAGCTGGCGGACCGTCTCAAGGTGCAGTTCCGGACGGGCGTCATCCGCGTTACCGGGGAAGGCACATGGGAACGTCAGGCCGGGACATGGCGTCTGCGCACGTTCCGGATCGCCGATTTCGAAGTCCTGGACGACCGGCCGCTCGACGATCTGTTCGCCGACGTCCGACGGACCTATAGCGGAAGCTGGGCGGACGTTGCCGATCCGCTGGCGACGATCCTGGCCGAACGGCACGGCGACGGTACCGCGCATTGA